A window from Chitinophaga filiformis encodes these proteins:
- a CDS encoding tail fiber protein — protein MKSLLKVTSLLAIVVGTSFSAKAQITNDYIQNNTAQAQNANFWITGLGKYGNGIVLPKEGYDGVVLGVRLTNVAETRGANLQLTGGTNPGLATWIHDGTNWVERMRITSTGYIGINAQAPGRRMDIVDTSSIVYTPTGAASVPPGGIVQINNNSAVDGSAAHFFMSAVNGSGYRNAAYIGITSNKGTAPAPDIVFGQRTGGLAWGEAMRIKGNGNVGIGTIDPGTNKLAVEGTIGARRVKVTQTSWADFVFEPDYQLPSLADLESYIKANKHLPDVPSAKEVAKDGVDLGEMNRILLQKIEELTLHVIEESRRNKELEEKMRLLEKKLEELQQR, from the coding sequence ATGAAATCACTCTTAAAGGTTACAAGTTTGTTAGCCATTGTAGTAGGAACTTCTTTTTCCGCAAAAGCTCAGATCACAAATGATTATATCCAGAATAATACTGCGCAGGCCCAGAACGCCAATTTCTGGATAACAGGCTTAGGGAAATATGGGAATGGTATTGTTTTGCCGAAGGAGGGGTATGACGGGGTAGTCCTGGGTGTCCGTTTAACAAATGTCGCTGAAACCAGGGGCGCCAATTTACAATTAACCGGAGGAACTAATCCAGGACTTGCAACGTGGATACACGACGGTACCAACTGGGTGGAACGAATGAGGATCACAAGCACGGGATACATTGGAATCAATGCACAGGCACCAGGGAGAAGAATGGATATTGTGGATACATCTTCCATTGTTTATACGCCTACAGGTGCAGCATCGGTGCCCCCCGGAGGCATTGTGCAAATCAATAACAATTCTGCAGTTGATGGTTCCGCCGCCCATTTTTTTATGAGTGCGGTAAACGGAAGTGGTTACAGGAACGCTGCATATATTGGTATTACATCTAACAAAGGGACCGCACCTGCGCCGGATATCGTTTTCGGTCAGCGTACAGGAGGGCTTGCCTGGGGCGAGGCGATGAGGATCAAAGGAAACGGAAATGTAGGTATTGGCACGATTGATCCGGGTACTAATAAGCTGGCGGTTGAAGGAACTATAGGAGCCAGGAGGGTGAAGGTTACACAGACTTCCTGGGCGGATTTTGTGTTTGAGCCTGATTATCAGTTGCCTTCTTTAGCTGATCTGGAAAGTTATATCAAGGCTAATAAACATCTGCCGGATGTGCCTTCGGCGAAGGAAGTAGCGAAAGATGGAGTTGACCTGGGAGAGATGAATAGGATCTTGTTGCAGAAGATTGAGGAGTTGACCTTGCATGTGATAGAAGAGAGCAGGCGGAATAAGGAGTTGGAAGAGAAAATGCGATTGTTGGAAAAAAAATTGGAAGAACTGCAGCAAAGGTAG
- a CDS encoding RHS repeat protein → MLFLLHVGITRVHKIALLLLIVFVHTSVFAQRIDGDLGNLSKLIEVIPPSPNAASLGKYGDIDVSLSSGMANVAIPIYSYQSSNLTLPVSLSYSSNGFRVDEIASRVGNGWILNAGGVITRTVYGQIDESSQRLKPPTGFPEPTKATLDYLHTLASDDANNFDSEQDLFSFNFNGYSGKFILDDSMHPVLLTHSNIKIENDFNSSDWNFRIISGDGIQYFFGGEAKEITNKSQTGAGCGKIYRNAAVTSWYLKKIIHPNRDTVNLFYDPVRMSYYTGISQSAFYKVFNPGGCTTCPSYQNTTCVTSLTTDGVLLREIKSSGGARVRFFYTGRSDLNDSLLARIEIYRPDGSVARVFNLEYTQAVANGFSNSYQTKNELFYRPFLTKFIERSADSVQVKTHMFQYNNISNLPPRLAFAQDHYGYFNGRNNNTLLTTSKDDWLSEYLPQANADREPDPEYSSRGMLAKVIYPTGGEDTLIYEGNTTYEEVAIPPPTGILVADAYSSDVSGGMQVANSDTVLISEDQHVTIYASASSDGDDPIHNRGTVSIIKLPSGTAVFSRSVTPTEPLSATIPLGKGISYYMQVRASGVQTQVSSTLRYLDGPVTYTYKNMPAAGIRIKKTISRSKSSPDVVRRYYYNSLADTARSSAVYLFRTTYFKPLTTKIGCDPTTCSYTSCQYYALYSNTQQNLYVYGGAPVMYRTVVEGVGENFEGGGIEHTYTVANDIPGNNLMGDNIASAPFTSYSWKNGREVYQFIFKKNGSVNVPVQETFTHFKEDSRVDSEYVSYVVNEKYVRDCQSDPPSQNEIEAFDLLSYSHFKNWSYVDSVKTRTYDDTGSAYMERLEITEYGNVSHAMPTSITSTSSDNKVEVVKNFYPADLAFNGGEESARQTLIAQNIITPVLLKQFVRDNTNIAQSKTGYTITPENLVLPQTQSTQTGNNIMEKRVEFHKYNAAGKLLEQSKSGDVHQVFLWGYRSLYPVAKIVGTDYATASSFVNMNILNSPSSDQQLRMELDKIRVGLAGKNALVSSYTYSPLVGITSETDPSGKTTYYEYDGLGRLKVIKDKDGKVLKVFDYQYSIPITR, encoded by the coding sequence ATGCTTTTCCTTTTGCATGTGGGCATAACTCGTGTCCATAAGATAGCATTATTATTGCTTATAGTATTTGTTCATACATCTGTTTTTGCACAGCGAATTGACGGTGATCTAGGCAATTTATCTAAATTGATAGAAGTAATACCTCCTTCCCCTAATGCGGCTTCTTTAGGTAAATATGGAGATATTGATGTCTCTCTTTCGAGCGGCATGGCAAATGTAGCGATACCGATATACAGTTATCAATCAAGTAATCTTACTTTGCCTGTTTCTCTAAGTTACAGTAGTAATGGGTTTAGGGTTGATGAAATTGCATCACGGGTAGGGAACGGCTGGATCTTAAATGCCGGTGGTGTTATAACGCGCACTGTTTACGGGCAAATAGATGAGTCTTCTCAGCGATTGAAGCCCCCGACAGGTTTTCCTGAACCTACAAAAGCCACGCTGGATTATCTACATACTTTAGCCAGTGATGATGCCAATAATTTTGACAGTGAACAGGATCTATTTTCATTTAACTTCAATGGTTACTCAGGGAAATTTATATTGGATGATAGTATGCATCCGGTACTGTTGACACACTCAAATATTAAAATTGAGAATGATTTCAATTCGTCGGATTGGAATTTTCGTATTATTTCCGGCGACGGTATACAATATTTTTTTGGAGGAGAAGCAAAGGAAATTACAAATAAAAGTCAGACAGGTGCAGGATGTGGTAAAATATATAGGAACGCTGCTGTAACGTCGTGGTATCTTAAGAAAATAATACATCCCAATAGGGATACAGTTAATCTTTTCTATGATCCGGTTCGGATGAGCTATTATACCGGCATTAGTCAAAGCGCTTTTTATAAAGTTTTTAATCCGGGGGGCTGTACTACATGCCCTAGTTATCAAAATACTACCTGCGTGACCTCCCTCACGACGGATGGAGTGTTGTTGAGAGAGATAAAATCTTCAGGAGGCGCAAGAGTTAGATTTTTCTATACTGGAAGATCAGACCTGAACGATAGCTTATTAGCGAGGATTGAAATTTATCGTCCCGATGGCAGTGTAGCGAGAGTATTCAACCTTGAGTATACGCAGGCGGTCGCGAATGGATTTAGTAATTCTTACCAGACGAAGAATGAATTGTTTTACAGACCATTTCTAACTAAGTTCATTGAACGATCCGCTGATTCTGTACAGGTGAAAACACACATGTTTCAGTACAATAATATAAGTAATCTACCCCCAAGACTAGCCTTTGCCCAAGATCATTATGGCTATTTCAATGGTAGAAACAATAATACACTGCTAACCACTTCGAAAGATGACTGGCTTTCGGAGTACCTGCCACAGGCAAACGCTGATAGGGAACCTGATCCGGAATATAGTTCACGGGGTATGCTCGCCAAGGTCATATATCCTACGGGAGGGGAAGATACCCTTATTTATGAAGGAAATACCACCTATGAGGAGGTGGCGATACCGCCGCCAACCGGCATTCTTGTTGCAGATGCTTACAGCTCGGATGTTTCCGGCGGTATGCAAGTTGCAAATTCAGACACGGTATTGATTAGTGAGGATCAACACGTTACAATATACGCCAGTGCAAGTAGTGATGGTGACGACCCAATCCATAATAGAGGAACGGTATCAATTATTAAGTTGCCATCAGGAACAGCTGTATTCAGCAGATCGGTTACTCCTACGGAGCCTCTTTCCGCTACCATTCCTTTAGGCAAAGGAATTAGCTACTATATGCAGGTAAGGGCTTCCGGCGTTCAGACACAGGTGAGCAGTACACTTCGATATTTAGATGGCCCCGTAACATATACGTATAAGAATATGCCTGCTGCGGGTATCCGTATAAAAAAGACTATTAGTCGAAGTAAATCATCGCCGGATGTTGTACGACGATATTACTATAACTCATTGGCTGATACCGCACGGTCTTCAGCCGTTTATTTATTTAGAACGACGTACTTTAAGCCGCTTACTACTAAAATTGGTTGTGATCCTACAACGTGTTCTTATACATCCTGTCAGTATTATGCGTTGTATTCTAATACGCAGCAGAATTTATATGTATACGGTGGGGCACCGGTTATGTATCGTACTGTGGTAGAAGGAGTAGGAGAAAATTTTGAAGGGGGAGGTATAGAACATACATATACAGTGGCTAATGATATACCTGGAAACAATTTGATGGGTGATAATATTGCAAGTGCGCCCTTTACCAGTTATAGTTGGAAGAATGGCAGGGAAGTTTATCAATTTATATTTAAAAAGAATGGTTCAGTTAATGTCCCTGTCCAGGAGACATTTACTCATTTTAAAGAAGATAGCAGAGTAGACAGCGAATACGTTTCTTATGTAGTAAATGAGAAATATGTCAGAGATTGTCAAAGTGATCCTCCTTCTCAGAACGAGATTGAGGCATTTGACCTGTTGTCTTATTCTCATTTTAAAAACTGGTCCTATGTGGACAGTGTGAAGACACGTACTTATGACGATACTGGTTCCGCTTACATGGAACGTTTAGAAATTACGGAATATGGCAACGTTTCTCATGCAATGCCTACCAGCATTACATCTACTTCCAGCGATAATAAGGTTGAAGTTGTTAAGAATTTTTACCCCGCTGATTTGGCTTTTAATGGAGGAGAAGAATCAGCCAGGCAAACGCTAATAGCACAGAATATAATTACACCTGTTCTTTTAAAACAGTTTGTTAGAGATAATACAAACATAGCCCAGAGCAAAACAGGGTACACAATTACCCCAGAGAATTTAGTGCTGCCACAAACTCAAAGTACACAGACTGGCAATAATATAATGGAGAAAAGAGTTGAATTTCATAAATATAATGCGGCAGGTAAGCTATTAGAACAGTCGAAATCCGGAGATGTACACCAGGTTTTTTTATGGGGGTACAGAAGTCTGTATCCTGTTGCAAAAATAGTTGGAACTGATTATGCTACCGCTAGTAGTTTTGTAAATATGAATATTTTGAATAGTCCATCTTCTGATCAGCAGCTCAGGATGGAGTTAGATAAAATCCGCGTTGGATTGGCGGGTAAAAATGCTCTGGTATCTAGCTATACCTATTCACCATTAGTTGGGATTACGAGCGAAACAGATCCCTCAGGGAAAACAACCTACTACGAATATGATGGACTTGGCCGTCTTAAGGTTATAAAAGATAAAGATGGAAAGGTCCTAAAGGTATTTGATTACCAGTACTCAATACCAATCACACGATAA
- a CDS encoding DUF6443 domain-containing protein, whose translation MKRILIYISGLLLTLNHTLQAQNKPGGTRNTAIAVTVPTAYTTTSVSYIRTWEPDMPLTDTTAVVSAARKVREVKQTTQYVDGLGRPIQTVSKGISSGGKDLVAPVIYDPYGREQYKYLPYVQQSGNLSDGKFKTDPFNAQKAFYQNGVLNPGITGENIFYSQQQFEQSPLNRPLKTYAPGNSWVNRPVEARYQVNTVTDSVRLWNIGTGIPTSAGNYAAGQLQENATVDEQGSQVIEYKDKQGQVILKKVQIAANPGTGHIGWLCTYYVYDDLGNLRFVIPPLAVDAIKGSWTISTAIADELCFQYQYDARQRMVVKKVPGAGRVFMVYDLRDRLVFTQDSVQRTKSPMEWLVTFYDELNRPTMTAIYQGTATRDTLQARMNRAPASQAISYVAPAEADLALYTHDGSPLYTATNSVTMLGEFDSGAGAETEAKIDPAAAGDTTVIAATNPLPNIAASALTPLTYTFYDNYNYSGKLAFMSTDTGKLIAADTLYPEKLPVSSMTTGLVTGSKVRVLGTNKWLTTTAYYNDKGRAIQVLSENNLGGKDVLTTLYNFKGAVLATYLRHQNPKSLTSQSTLLTIMTYDHGGRLLTVRKRLNDDVTQERLITANSYDELGQLKLKRLGVNSSGSVIDSLNYTYNIRGWLQGINKNFVNSGTSTSNWFGQELSYDYGFDSSQYNGNISGVKWKTRADSAWAYGYSYDKANRLTGAYFTQKNGGSWAQDKKDFTVSNLTYDANGNIKSMWQKGMIGTKIDTIDRLSYTYLANSNKLAAVADPNPAKTASAKLGDFIDGSNSGNDYFYDGNGNMVADSNKHISSIVYNHLNLPAVITIAGKGTITYQYDASGNKVSKTVVDNTNTPSKTTITDYAGAFVYRQDSLELISHEEGRIRPVYKSGQALQYAYDYFEKDHLGNVRTVLTDQTDFTMYAATMETEVAAQEVALFSNVEETRTEVPSGYPADQTTEKNKFAAKLNAKAGGKKVGPSLVLRIMAGDTVQIKAKAFYKSQGPTNNNGKAPVEDMVAGLVQAFGGVASENGSHASDAIANNTPFNADFYNNNYQRLKERDQDNGATSRPKAYLNFVLFDDDFKLVEDNSGVRQVKESPDELQELGVDKMAVEKSGFLYVYTSNESQQDVFFDNVVLAVNSGPLLEETHYYPYGLTMAGISSKAAVKLDNRYKFNGANELQTNEFGEGGGLELYDAVNRLYDAQIARFHQMDPLTDLSLSLSAYVFSSNNPINRNDPLGLKDTTINGVTGHLLNEVVVTAKRPQSTTNNVSDQQTGIGRLWRRYVSHFSAASANVSNLRELGMNSMLRRNMIWLTGDLLERVKKDPEMIEHQRRIVAIIKADPRYKRLRFIYSNTGEQLEFGGKRAKGEDWFGLSDENPLLHEETWDVAANPLTWTLRHATVQTDAVVKDDGTIILNHYVSDVLDLRPGANHTPAYNKVTTVLGGAYHDVLRGADNLQVKGSWSTQIQ comes from the coding sequence ATGAAGAGAATACTTATTTATATATCTGGCTTGTTACTTACGCTGAATCATACTCTGCAGGCACAAAATAAGCCGGGTGGAACACGCAATACGGCAATAGCCGTCACGGTTCCTACGGCATATACTACTACCTCTGTTAGTTATATTCGCACCTGGGAACCCGATATGCCATTGACAGATACTACTGCAGTGGTATCTGCAGCAAGGAAGGTGAGGGAGGTCAAACAGACCACTCAATACGTTGACGGTCTTGGTCGTCCGATACAGACAGTTTCGAAAGGAATTAGTAGCGGCGGAAAGGACCTGGTGGCGCCGGTGATATATGATCCTTATGGGCGGGAACAGTACAAGTATCTTCCCTATGTGCAGCAATCCGGTAATCTGAGCGATGGAAAGTTTAAGACAGATCCCTTTAATGCGCAGAAAGCATTTTATCAGAACGGGGTGCTTAACCCTGGCATTACAGGGGAGAATATTTTCTATAGCCAGCAACAGTTTGAACAGTCCCCGCTTAACAGACCGCTTAAAACTTATGCGCCAGGTAATAGTTGGGTGAATCGTCCTGTGGAAGCGCGGTATCAGGTGAACACCGTGACTGATTCAGTGAGACTGTGGAATATTGGAACGGGTATACCTACCAGCGCCGGCAATTATGCTGCAGGGCAGTTACAGGAAAATGCGACTGTGGACGAGCAAGGCAGCCAGGTCATAGAGTATAAGGACAAACAAGGCCAGGTTATATTAAAGAAAGTGCAGATAGCAGCTAACCCCGGTACGGGGCATATAGGCTGGTTATGCACCTACTATGTGTACGATGATCTGGGTAATCTCCGCTTCGTTATACCTCCATTGGCTGTAGATGCTATAAAGGGCTCCTGGACAATAAGCACAGCGATCGCAGATGAGTTATGTTTCCAGTATCAATACGATGCAAGGCAGCGTATGGTGGTAAAAAAAGTACCCGGCGCGGGAAGAGTATTCATGGTATATGATCTGCGCGACAGGCTTGTATTTACGCAGGATTCTGTGCAGCGGACAAAATCTCCTATGGAGTGGCTGGTGACATTTTACGATGAGTTGAACCGTCCAACCATGACAGCTATTTATCAGGGAACTGCTACAAGAGATACTTTACAGGCAAGGATGAACAGGGCTCCGGCTTCGCAGGCCATTTCCTATGTAGCGCCGGCAGAAGCTGACCTGGCCTTGTATACCCATGATGGAAGTCCATTATATACAGCCACCAACAGCGTTACTATGTTGGGTGAATTTGATTCCGGCGCAGGCGCAGAAACAGAAGCAAAAATTGATCCTGCCGCTGCGGGGGATACTACCGTGATTGCCGCTACAAATCCATTGCCTAATATAGCGGCATCCGCACTGACGCCTCTGACATATACCTTCTACGACAACTATAACTATTCCGGCAAGTTGGCTTTTATGTCAACTGACACTGGAAAGTTAATAGCTGCCGATACTTTATATCCTGAGAAGCTGCCTGTAAGTAGTATGACTACAGGATTAGTGACGGGAAGTAAAGTGAGGGTATTAGGAACCAATAAGTGGTTAACAACAACTGCATATTACAATGATAAGGGCCGTGCCATTCAGGTATTAAGTGAAAATAACCTGGGAGGTAAAGATGTACTGACAACGCTGTACAACTTCAAAGGAGCTGTACTGGCAACTTACCTTCGTCATCAAAATCCTAAAAGCCTTACGTCCCAAAGTACCTTGCTGACAATTATGACCTACGATCATGGCGGTCGATTGCTTACAGTGAGGAAACGGTTAAATGATGATGTGACCCAGGAAAGGTTGATCACTGCAAACAGTTACGATGAACTGGGACAATTGAAATTGAAACGCCTGGGAGTAAATTCTTCCGGTAGTGTAATTGACAGTTTAAATTATACTTACAACATCCGCGGTTGGTTACAAGGCATCAATAAGAACTTCGTAAATAGCGGTACAAGTACATCCAACTGGTTTGGCCAGGAATTAAGCTATGATTATGGATTTGATTCCAGCCAGTATAATGGTAACATATCTGGCGTTAAATGGAAGACCCGTGCAGATAGTGCCTGGGCTTATGGATATAGCTATGATAAAGCCAATCGCCTGACTGGTGCATACTTCACACAGAAGAATGGAGGTAGCTGGGCACAGGACAAAAAAGACTTCACAGTTAGCAATCTTACCTACGATGCCAATGGTAACATTAAATCCATGTGGCAGAAGGGGATGATTGGGACAAAAATCGATACGATTGACCGCCTAAGCTATACCTACTTGGCTAATAGCAATAAGCTGGCAGCAGTAGCTGATCCTAATCCTGCAAAGACAGCATCCGCAAAACTGGGCGACTTTATTGACGGCAGTAATAGTGGTAACGACTATTTCTATGATGGTAATGGTAATATGGTGGCTGATTCCAATAAGCACATTAGTTCAATTGTGTACAATCATCTGAACCTGCCTGCTGTAATTACGATTGCGGGTAAGGGAACAATTACATACCAGTATGATGCTTCCGGGAATAAAGTGAGTAAGACTGTGGTAGATAACACCAACACCCCTTCAAAGACGACTATAACCGATTATGCGGGAGCATTTGTATACAGGCAGGATAGTCTGGAGCTGATAAGTCATGAAGAAGGTCGTATCCGTCCTGTTTACAAAAGTGGGCAAGCGCTGCAATATGCTTACGATTATTTCGAGAAAGATCATTTGGGGAACGTGAGAACTGTTCTAACTGATCAGACTGATTTTACTATGTATGCTGCCACAATGGAAACGGAGGTGGCTGCTCAGGAAGTGGCATTGTTCAGCAACGTAGAGGAGACGCGTACAGAGGTGCCTTCCGGCTATCCTGCAGATCAGACTACGGAAAAGAACAAGTTTGCGGCGAAGCTAAATGCGAAAGCAGGAGGGAAGAAGGTCGGTCCTTCATTAGTGTTACGTATAATGGCCGGTGATACCGTTCAGATCAAGGCAAAGGCATTTTACAAGTCTCAGGGACCGACGAATAATAATGGAAAAGCCCCGGTAGAAGATATGGTGGCAGGTCTGGTGCAGGCATTTGGAGGTGTAGCAAGTGAAAACGGGTCGCATGCTTCCGATGCAATAGCTAACAATACACCTTTTAACGCAGATTTTTATAACAATAATTATCAGCGGTTAAAAGAAAGGGATCAAGATAATGGTGCAACAAGTCGTCCAAAGGCTTATTTAAACTTTGTTTTATTCGACGATGATTTTAAATTAGTGGAAGATAATAGTGGAGTAAGACAAGTGAAGGAGAGTCCGGACGAGCTGCAGGAACTGGGGGTGGACAAGATGGCTGTTGAAAAAAGTGGATTTTTGTATGTTTATACCAGTAACGAGAGTCAGCAGGACGTGTTCTTTGATAATGTCGTTTTAGCGGTGAATAGTGGACCGTTGTTGGAGGAGACGCATTATTATCCGTATGGGTTGACGATGGCGGGGATTTCCAGCAAGGCGGCTGTAAAATTAGACAATAGATATAAGTTCAATGGAGCAAATGAATTGCAAACAAACGAATTTGGTGAAGGCGGTGGTTTGGAGCTTTACGATGCTGTTAATAGACTATATGATGCCCAAATCGCTAGATTTCATCAGATGGACCCATTGACTGATTTGTCTTTAAGCTTATCAGCATATGTTTTCTCAAGTAACAATCCAATAAACAGGAATGATCCTTTAGGCTTGAAAGATACGACTATCAATGGAGTTACTGGACACTTACTAAATGAGGTTGTTGTTACAGCAAAACGTCCACAAAGCACAACAAATAATGTATCTGACCAACAAACCGGTATAGGCCGTTTATGGCGTCGATATGTTAGTCATTTTTCTGCTGCTTCCGCGAACGTTAGTAATCTAAGGGAACTAGGAATGAATTCAATGTTAAGAAGAAATATGATTTGGTTGACAGGGGATTTGTTGGAAAGAGTTAAAAAAGATCCTGAGATGATTGAGCATCAAAGAAGAATAGTCGCAATTATCAAAGCCGATCCGCGATACAAAAGACTTCGGTTCATTTATTCTAATACGGGTGAGCAATTGGAATTTGGAGGGAAAAGAGCAAAAGGAGAGGATTGGTTTGGTTTATCGGATGAAAATCCACTCTTGCATGAAGAGACATGGGACGTGGCAGCTAATCCATTAACATGGACATTAAGGCATGCTACAGTACAGACAGACGCAGTTGTTAAGGATGATGGCACTATTATATTGAATCATTATGTGAGTGATGTACTCGACCTTAGACCAGGTGCAAACCATACGCCTGCATATAATAAAGTTACAACCGTGTTAGGTGGTGCGTATCATGATGTGTTACGAGGTGCTGATAACTTGCAGGTAAAGGGCAGTTGGAGTACGCAAATCCAATAA